Proteins encoded together in one Microcebus murinus isolate Inina chromosome 16, M.murinus_Inina_mat1.0, whole genome shotgun sequence window:
- the PLTP gene encoding phospholipid transfer protein isoform X1, whose product MRGMGCLLQSSWTCPLAMALFRALFLALLAGAHAELPGCKIRVTSKALELVKQEGLRFLEQELENITIPDLRGREGHFYYNISEVKVTELQLTSSELHFQPEQELTLQITNASLGLRFRRQLLYWFFYDGGYINASAEGVSIRTALELSRDATGRMKVSNVSCQASVSRMHAAFGGTFKKVYDFLSTFITSGMRFLLNQQICPVLYHSGMVLLNSLLDTVPVRSPVDELVGIDYSLLKDPVASSNLDMDFRGAFFPLAEGNWSLPNRAVEPQLQEEERMVYVAFSEFFFDSAMESYFRAGALQLSLVGDEVPHDLDMLLRASYFGSIVLLSPAVIDSPLKLELRVTAPPRCTIKPSGTTISVTASVTIAMVPPSQPEVQLSSMIMDARLSAKMALRGKALRTQLDLRRFRIYSNQSALESLALIPLQAPLKAMLQIGVMPMLNERTWRGVQIPLPEGINFVREEVTNHAGFLTIGADLHFAKGLREVIEKNRPANARDAQAPSAPPASTAASTAAV is encoded by the exons gcccgcTCGCCATGGCCCTATTCCGGGCCCTGTTCCTAGCGCTGCTGGCAGGCGCTCATGCGGAGCTCCCGGGCTGCAAGATCCGCGTCACCTCCAAGGCACTGGAGCTGG TGAAGCAGGAGGGGCTGCGCTTTCTGGAGCAAGAGCTGGAGAACATCACCATTCCGGACCTGCGGGGCAGAGAGGGTCACTTCTACTATAACATCTCTGA GGTGAAAGTCACAGAGCTGCAGCTGACATCTTCTGAGCTCCATTTCCAGCCAGAGCAGGAGCTGACGCTACAAATCACCAATGCTTCCTTGGGGCTGCGCTTCCGGAGACAGCTGCTCTACTGGTTCTT ctATGATGGGGGCTACATCAATGCCTCGGCTGAGGGTGTGTCCATCCGCACGGCTCTGGAGCTCTCCCGGGATGCCACGGGTCGGATGAAAGTGTCCAATGTCTCCTGCCAAGCCTCCGTCTCCAGAATGCATGCAGCCTTCGGAGGAACCTTCAA GAAGGTGTATGATTTTCTCTCCACGTTCATCACTTCAGGGATGCGCTTCCTCCTCAACCAGCAG ATCTGCCCCGTGCTCTACCATTCAGGGATGGTCCTGCTGAATTCCCTCCTGGACACTGTGCCTG TACGCAGTCCTGTGGATGAGCTCGTTGGCATCGACTACTCCCTCCTAAAGGACCCTGTGGCTTCCAGCAATCTGGACATGGACTTCCGG GGGGCCTTCTTTCCCCTGGCCGAGGGGAACTGGAGCCTCCCCAACCGGGCAGTGGAGCCCCAGCTGCAGGAGGAGGAGCGGATGGTGTACGTGGCCTTCTCTGAGTTCTTCTTTGACTCTGCCATGGAGAGCTACTTCCGGGCAGGGGCCCTGCAGCTGTCGCTGGTGGGGGATGAG GTGCCCCATGATCTGGACATGCTGCTGAGGGCCTCCTACTTTGGGAGCATCGTGCTGCTG agcccagcagTGATTGACTCCCCACTGAAGCTGGAGCTGCGGGTCACCGCCCCGCCTCGCTGCACCATCAAGCCCTCGGGCACCACCATTTCTGTCACTGCCAGCGTCACCATTGCCATGGTCCCACCCAGCCAGCCTGAGGTCCAGCTGTCCAGCATGATCATG GACGCCCGTCTCAGTGCCAAGATGGCCCTCCGGGGGAAGGCGCTGCGCACGCAGCTGGACCTGCGCAG GTTCCGAATCTACTCGAACCAGTCTGCACTGGAGTCGCTGGCA CTGATCCCGCTCCAGGCCCCTCTGAAGGCCATGCTGCAGATCGGGGTGATGCCCATGCTCAACG AGCGGACCTGGCGTGGGGTGCAGATCCCACTGCCCGAGGGTATCAACTTTGTGCGCGAGGAGGTGACGAACCATGCG GGCTTCCTCACCATCGGGGCTGACCTCCACTTTGCCAAAGGGCTGCGAGAGGTGATCGAGAAGAACCGGCCTGCCAATGCCAGGGACGCCCAGGCACCCAGTGCCCCTCCGGCCTCCACCGCAGCCTCCACGGCAGCTGTCTGA
- the PLTP gene encoding phospholipid transfer protein isoform X2: MALFRALFLALLAGAHAELPGCKIRVTSKALELVKQEGLRFLEQELENITIPDLRGREGHFYYNISEVKVTELQLTSSELHFQPEQELTLQITNASLGLRFRRQLLYWFFYDGGYINASAEGVSIRTALELSRDATGRMKVSNVSCQASVSRMHAAFGGTFKKVYDFLSTFITSGMRFLLNQQICPVLYHSGMVLLNSLLDTVPVRSPVDELVGIDYSLLKDPVASSNLDMDFRGAFFPLAEGNWSLPNRAVEPQLQEEERMVYVAFSEFFFDSAMESYFRAGALQLSLVGDEVPHDLDMLLRASYFGSIVLLSPAVIDSPLKLELRVTAPPRCTIKPSGTTISVTASVTIAMVPPSQPEVQLSSMIMDARLSAKMALRGKALRTQLDLRRFRIYSNQSALESLALIPLQAPLKAMLQIGVMPMLNERTWRGVQIPLPEGINFVREEVTNHAGFLTIGADLHFAKGLREVIEKNRPANARDAQAPSAPPASTAASTAAV, from the exons ATGGCCCTATTCCGGGCCCTGTTCCTAGCGCTGCTGGCAGGCGCTCATGCGGAGCTCCCGGGCTGCAAGATCCGCGTCACCTCCAAGGCACTGGAGCTGG TGAAGCAGGAGGGGCTGCGCTTTCTGGAGCAAGAGCTGGAGAACATCACCATTCCGGACCTGCGGGGCAGAGAGGGTCACTTCTACTATAACATCTCTGA GGTGAAAGTCACAGAGCTGCAGCTGACATCTTCTGAGCTCCATTTCCAGCCAGAGCAGGAGCTGACGCTACAAATCACCAATGCTTCCTTGGGGCTGCGCTTCCGGAGACAGCTGCTCTACTGGTTCTT ctATGATGGGGGCTACATCAATGCCTCGGCTGAGGGTGTGTCCATCCGCACGGCTCTGGAGCTCTCCCGGGATGCCACGGGTCGGATGAAAGTGTCCAATGTCTCCTGCCAAGCCTCCGTCTCCAGAATGCATGCAGCCTTCGGAGGAACCTTCAA GAAGGTGTATGATTTTCTCTCCACGTTCATCACTTCAGGGATGCGCTTCCTCCTCAACCAGCAG ATCTGCCCCGTGCTCTACCATTCAGGGATGGTCCTGCTGAATTCCCTCCTGGACACTGTGCCTG TACGCAGTCCTGTGGATGAGCTCGTTGGCATCGACTACTCCCTCCTAAAGGACCCTGTGGCTTCCAGCAATCTGGACATGGACTTCCGG GGGGCCTTCTTTCCCCTGGCCGAGGGGAACTGGAGCCTCCCCAACCGGGCAGTGGAGCCCCAGCTGCAGGAGGAGGAGCGGATGGTGTACGTGGCCTTCTCTGAGTTCTTCTTTGACTCTGCCATGGAGAGCTACTTCCGGGCAGGGGCCCTGCAGCTGTCGCTGGTGGGGGATGAG GTGCCCCATGATCTGGACATGCTGCTGAGGGCCTCCTACTTTGGGAGCATCGTGCTGCTG agcccagcagTGATTGACTCCCCACTGAAGCTGGAGCTGCGGGTCACCGCCCCGCCTCGCTGCACCATCAAGCCCTCGGGCACCACCATTTCTGTCACTGCCAGCGTCACCATTGCCATGGTCCCACCCAGCCAGCCTGAGGTCCAGCTGTCCAGCATGATCATG GACGCCCGTCTCAGTGCCAAGATGGCCCTCCGGGGGAAGGCGCTGCGCACGCAGCTGGACCTGCGCAG GTTCCGAATCTACTCGAACCAGTCTGCACTGGAGTCGCTGGCA CTGATCCCGCTCCAGGCCCCTCTGAAGGCCATGCTGCAGATCGGGGTGATGCCCATGCTCAACG AGCGGACCTGGCGTGGGGTGCAGATCCCACTGCCCGAGGGTATCAACTTTGTGCGCGAGGAGGTGACGAACCATGCG GGCTTCCTCACCATCGGGGCTGACCTCCACTTTGCCAAAGGGCTGCGAGAGGTGATCGAGAAGAACCGGCCTGCCAATGCCAGGGACGCCCAGGCACCCAGTGCCCCTCCGGCCTCCACCGCAGCCTCCACGGCAGCTGTCTGA